The following coding sequences lie in one Eubacterium ventriosum genomic window:
- a CDS encoding transposase, with protein MRTFGVIKWDRYYKRLFRRGMENVNLELTLTACAFNLYKYHNIRNRLKLIA; from the coding sequence GTGCGGACATTTGGTGTTATTAAATGGGACAGATATTATAAAAGACTATTCAGAAGAGGCATGGAAAACGTAAATTTGGAATTAACGCTGACTGCCTGTGCTTTTAATCTTTATAAATATCATAATATACGTAATAGATTGAAGCTTATTGCCTGA